The Mus pahari chromosome 5, PAHARI_EIJ_v1.1, whole genome shotgun sequence genomic sequence CTCTCACTTGTGGCTATAACCACTTGTGTGGGCTCCTAGTGTGAGCTACACTTCCTTCAGTTGCTAAGGGTGGGGGAATTTCTGACCTCCACCTGCGCTGGGCTCTGGTGTTAGGAACCAGGTCTTTGAATATCACACCTGACACTTAATCACTATTCTGAATGAGCCCCTGCCACTGTGCCCCAAGGATAAACTACTTCCCTCAGGGATCTGGGTTCCCTTGTAAAACCCCTTATTAAGTCTCTCCATGGCCTTTCCTCGGCTTCCgaatctctctctgccttcttgcttCTGTGGCAGGACCTGCAAGGTTTCATTCCTCTCTCGCAAACCAGTTGTCCTTGGGTGTCCCCAAGTCCTGCTCCAGGGCCCCTCCCTGCCCAGCATCTACCCCCATTGCTTGTTTGCCTATAACCAGAGGATTAAGGCCTTTGGCACCTTTCTGACAGTGACGCTGGGGAGGGCACTCACACCTTGTGCCCACCTCTACCCAGTACTCTCTTCTCTGTGGCCACTTTGTCTAGTTAGGCAGGCGTGTCACACATAGGGAGGCCAGTTGAGGGGGGTGAGTGGGGACTGCAGTCCACCTGACAGCCTGCTCCCTAAGCCACACACCCTGGTTTGAGGCTATATCTGGAAGAAAGGGGTGCCCATAGATTCCTCACAAAGGTGTGCTGCAGGTGACATTCACCGACTGTCAATCCACTTACCACTGGAGCTATCTATCCACTGGCTGTCTCTACCTGCCCCACCATCCCGATCAACCCCTACGAACCCATCCTTCTATCCATCCATGCGACCATGAACCGATGTGAAGGTcaaacacagacagactgacacatTCTCTCACCCCACCCAACCCTCTTCTCTTCAAACCAGGACCTCTTCCTTCCCTACTGGATCCGGGACTCAGGGGGCCTCTCTCAACTTTAGCCGTTCCTCGGGACactgcctgcctcctcttcttccatctccacTCTGCAGCTTCCGTGTACCTGAGTCTGGCCCCCTGGTCTGCCACAGGGGGTTGGAGAAAACCAGTCACACCTTGGACTCGCTCTCTGGGGGTGGCAGGCAGCCATTGTGCTCCTTGTCAGCTCCATCTCCCgcacctgccccctccccagccccttcttcctccaccttctcATCCAGCCTGCTGGGGATGGACCAGTAGAGATGGGCATCGAGGCGGGCTGCGGCTTCCGCCAATTCCCGAGCACTGCACGAGGGTGTGGGCACCTCAAAGGTTTCGTGGAAGCTGGCGTAGTCCACCTCATAGAACCCATCCTCCAGGGTGAGCACGGATGTGAACCGGTGGCCCCACAACACTTCATCCACCAGGTACGAGCTTCGAGCTTGGCACGTCATTCCTGGGGGAAGGGGGTAGAGGATGCATTAGTCAAAGGGACCCCTGCCAGATGATTCCTTTTCCCGTCTGACATCCCACAACCCTCGTCTCTCTCTGAGAGTCCCACCTCTCTTTGGTCAGCCCTCTTCTCCTTCTGCCAGCCTATGTTTCCCAATACTCTCCACTGAGAAGCTTAACCTTAAACCTAACCTTCCTGTTTCCCACAGAGCCcgcctccacccacccccaagcATTCCCAGACAATGGGCAACTAGCTCTAGCAACTGATTACACCCCAGGATTGAAAGCTCACCATCTCATTAAAAGTCCAGTCCTTTGTGCGATGGTGCCAATAGTCTTTACAAATGTGTTTTTACACTCCTGTGTCtatatgcgtgcatgtgtacgtgtgtggaggtcagaggacaacttggggagagagctgactccccaGTGTGAGACCTGGTAATTCAACTCAGGTCGGTCTTCAGGCGTCAGGCACGGTGGCAAGCTGACCCATCTCTTTGGCTCTGGCAAGCTGACCCATCTCTTTGGCTCTGGGTTATCTCTTACACAAGCTAAAATCTGTCTCCTAGGACCTGTGGCCCCTGGTTCCATTCCCTTACCACCTGACACCCCCCTTGAGTGTAAATACGGGGTTCCCTtacatcttctcttcctcagatTGAACACTCACAGCCATTTCTTACATCATCCGACTCCCCCAAAGCTTACTATCTTCAATGCAAATCAGAATGGCCATGGAGGCCCAGGTAAGGGTTCATCTGACGTGCTTTTTCAACTGTGACCTTATCTATGCATAAAAGAAGGCTTACTATCTCTTGCTTTTCACTGAGACGCTTCGGTGAAGCGGCCCATGATTAAATTACATAAACGCCTTTGGAAGCTGCATCACGTTGCTGCAGCAAGCCAGTGGCCAACTAAAACCCCCAGTTCTTTCTCCACCGGAGCCTTTCCATGCTGTGCTTacataagtgattttttttaaagcctaaatgtagaattttatatttattccccTTAAATGTCATCATGTTGGGTTTTGGCTCATTATTCTTGCTTTTCAAAAGCAGTTTGAATCCCAAAATACTACCATCCTTCCCAGCTTTATCTCTAGAAAAATCAAGCAAGCTCCCACCCCCATGTCCTATACACTGCCCCTTCCCAGTTCTTGCCCTGGGCCCGTGTCCTGTCTTCTCTGTTGGGTTTTTGCGCCCTCCCCTCGGGGCAGATCATTTTGTTCCTACCTCAGAATCTCCCCAAACCGGAATCCATCTCAGAAACAGAGGAGTAAGCATTCACTAACCAGAGACGGGCTCTGACATTGGAAGTCTGGCCCTGAGACATCTTGGGGTCATTGGTAGTCTTTGGCAAAGCTGGAATAAGATGTAtcagggagggtggggaaggagcGGCCACGGGGGCCTCTGTGGGGAGAAGGCCTGAGAAGCAGAGATAGGGCTTGGGGGAGTAGGGATAGgtggaaagtggaggcagaggcagagggggaagagaaggcagatgAAAAGGTCCCTGATAGAAACCTGCCTGAGATTGTGTCAGAGGGAGGGACAGcgcagagacagagggagcagGGTGAAATGGGCACGGGCTAGAACCAACCTAGTTGGAGTGAAGGacgagaggggagagggaagaccTGAGGTGGCCACGGAGAAGATGCTGTTCTGGCTTAGACCCAGGAGCCAGGTTTCAAAGGCTAGCAGCAGGGAGCAAGTCTGTCCGGAGCAGCTCCGCAGCTCCTCCTAGTGGCCTCTTGGTTCACCTGCATCTTCCTTATGCTCCCTGATAGCTAGGACCTCTTCGAGGACCTGTTTTTGCTTCCTGTGCTAGTCTTTTCCCTACCTGCTCCCAAGCTCTTGACAGTGTAGGCCTGAGTGAAGGTACTGACGTCACCGTTCCTTCTGGAAAGGGGCTAGAAATGGCAACACCAGGGGAAATTAAGAGTGACAGACGGGGTAACGGGAACAGAAGGGAGACCAGTTATCCCCTCCCTACCTCTAAGTTTGCCTCCTTGGGAATAACTTAAGTCGGTTAAATTCCGGAGCTATGGACCTCTGGGCTTCAAGAGCCCTGCACTTAACCTTCATCCCAACACCGTACCAGGAAACACTGAAGATAGATGTCCTGTGTTCAACCCAGGCTGTGCTATTTATTGGCTTGTGACAGCGGGCTATTTATGGGTCCTTTCTTTGGGGCTACTCATTCTCTGAAAACTGAGCACAGTCGAAAGTAACCTCCAGGGGAGCTTTGCTGGACTTAAATGAATTCAGAGATGTAAAATGTAGTTCAAAGTGACATAGCTGTCAGGCCAGGGCCTCAAGCTAGTGCCATTTCATAGAACTCTTCCAAGCTTTTCTTGACTCTGCAAAGTCACCCTGTCCATCCCTGTCATCTCCcgtctctccccccacccccacgcctgTCACCCTACACTCCACTCTCTGTCCATCTTTCTGCGCCTCCCCTGGCTGCTTTTCTTGCCCTTGCCCTGTATCCCTATTCCCGTCCTCCAGCCTGCCCGCACCCGTGGCCTCCACCATGCCCTCGAGAATGACCACGATCTCGAAGTCGTCCCTCTCGAGGGCGCGGCGCGATGCCTCCCAGAAGGGGCTGGCAGCATCTATCTCGTGGCTGATGACGAGAGGTGAGACGAGGAAGAGGCGGTCGTCCCCCGTGTCAAAGCCCACGCTGAGGTCGGTCTGGTGCAAAGGGATGAACTCGCCCTCGAGAGTCTGGCGGGAGCGGATGAGCTTGGCGCGGATGGAGGCCTCGACGATGTGCGAGGATCGCAGGTCGCCCACGCGAAACATGAGACAGAGGCGCCCGTCGCGCAGAGACACCACGGCGTGCGAGGAGAAGACGAGAGTGGCGGCGCGCTTGTTGGGCTGCGAGATCTTGACGAACATACAGCCCACCATGAAAGCGTTCACCATGGAGCCCAGGAtagcctgcagcagcagcagcacgaTGCCCTCGGGGCACTGGTCGGTGATGACGCGGTGCCCATAGCCGATGGTGGTCTCGGTCTcgatggagaagaggaaggcgGCCACGAAGCCATTGAGGTTGTTGACGCACGGGGTCCACGCTGTGTCCTCCAGGTGCTCCAGGTCGCCGCGGCCGTAGGCGATGAGCCACCAGATGGCGCCGAAGAAGAGCCAAGTGAGCGCATAGGCGAGCACGAAGAAGAGCAGGCTGAGGCGCCACTGCAGGTCCACCAGCGTGGTGAACAGGTCGGTCAGGTAGCGGTAGGTCTCGCGGACGTTGCCCTGCTGCACGTTACAGCGCCCGTCCTTCTCCACGTAGCGCTGGCGACCACGGCGGCGCGGCGGCTCCTCCGACCCGGGAGAGAAAGCGGCGTTCTCCTGCGCCATGGCGGCCGCACCGGGGATCCTGCGGGGTCTTAATAAAGGTGTATCGAGTTGATGGATCCGCCCCCGAACTCAGGGCCAATGCTGTGAGCCaatctcccttcctgtctctttagcctcagtttctccccacTGGTGGATTGGGAATGACAATCCCTAACATCCCATAAAGCTCAGAAAGTTGGGgggcagggactggggagatggctcaaatgGCTCACTGGTTGCTCATCCAGCGGATCTGatttcgattcccagcacccacaagtcTCACAACcggctgtaactccagtctctcgtcctctgctggcctccaagaGTAATGCATAGACATTTATGAAGGCAAaccattacataaaataaaaacaaaggttaAGAAAAAGTTGTacggctggagaggtggcttagcggttaaaaaaaaaaatttagccgggcagtggtggcgcacacctttaatcccagcacttgggaggtagaggcaggtgcctttctgagttcgagaccagcctggtctacagagtgagttccgggacagccagggctatacagagaatccctgtctcaaaacagaacaaaaaaacaaaacaaaacaaaacaaaacaaaaaaaaaagcactgactgcttttccagaggtcctgagttcagttcccagcaaccacatggtggctcacaaccatctgtaacaggatcttttatgtccttttctggtgtgtctgaagttagcAGCAGTGTAATCATATACATTAGCCATCTCAATGTCACAGATCTCAGCGTCACTACCTCAAGACGGTGTATGTAGCACCTCACAGGCACCCCGGATCAGACATTTGGGGTTCTGAAGAGGTGGACTTCTTGGTAGTTCCTTCTCCATGCAAAGCCCTCCCTGCCACGAGGACTCCCACAACCCTTTCCCTGGCTATAATCCCTCCCCCCAGAACTCTCCAGCATCCTGCCAGAAGTCCCACCTGAGGACTGTTCTGAAGTCACACCAAGACTGTCCCCTCAGTTTTCTCCCTGGCCTCACTCTTTCTCCTGCTACATCTTTCCTCCACTCCGATTTCGCaaggagaaagaaatgcagaCTGTGCACAGAAAACCTCCAGTGTGCAAAGGTTGAATGTCTCCAGCATTAGGAACTTCCCACTGGCAATTCTAACTGCTTCACCATGGTCACTGATGCTCTGATACCAGCCCATTTCCCCTGGGGCTCTTTCCCAAAGGAGACGAGGTGGAAAGGGTTGGACATAGGAGATTGGGGGACACGCGTGAGGTCAACTGTCCATGGCAAGGATGAAGGAGGCGCCAGGCCATCCAGAGTTACGCTAGTCTAGTATATCTCAGATCCGCTTTCTTCCTAAGAGATAAGAAATCAGAGCAATCGAAACACCAAACACCCACATCCGACCCCCTCCCAGTTTCCTGATTTGCATTTACTACCCTACCAGcaaccccacccactcctgccataTGTCTCCAAGCCCACATTCCACACAAAGCCCAGATTCCAAGCAAAACCCACCTGGTTTTGCTTCAAATTCTTCCCCCTGAGAGGCACTCTGGGTTATAATCtccctggagagatggatggccaGAGTCGGTTCCTAGGCTCTCAGGGTCCCCTAGGAGATATGGACCGTATGAACAGAAGTCTGTAGAACAAGGATTAAGACTCATcgaccttcctttctctttcctgggatTTGTCATCTCCTCCCATtcagggtgaggggtggggcaggagggctggggcaggggaagAGCAGGTGGCCCTGTGGGGGCAGAAATGTGACATAAGGAGCTCAGGTGGTTTGGATAAAAGACCAGATCCTAGGGAGAAACCGCATGAATATGTAACCACAAACCATTGAcattccaatttttaaattttggagcCAAGTGTTCTGTAGCCAGCAGACCTttggagggtgtgtgtatgttaaaGAAAGGTACAAGGAGAAACCACAAAAAGATGGTTTGTAATCCCACATACTTATTTTCCATGGAAGTCAGGAGCCATGACCCGGGAACACTTTGGCAATGGCAGATTAagatcttcccctcccccagcagcaaGCAGGCTTGCTTTTTCCTCTCTGCAGCCCAGCGTGTCCTCTGCAAGTCATCTGTAAGTTGTCAGTGCCTCGAGACCCCGGGTCTCTTTCGTCCTAGTATTAACTTCAGGTGGGCTTCCTCCATCTACGGCCAGGAATGGGGAAGGATTCCCAGTGCCTGATCATCCCCAGAACACGACTGCCCAGGGAACCTACCGATTACATCCTAGCCATTGCCACCCGAGAAAAGCTCTCTTCTGCATGGGACAGGAAAGGTGTGCAGTGTCTGCCACCTGAAGAGCAACGTCTTCAtttctgcctcttccctccaAATAACTCCAGTTCTTCCGGCCACAGTTCTTGGGCATGCTGTGACCCCTTTCAGTAAGAGCCCAGCACCACATTTTCTTGGCGTACTCCACCTCCCTCTAGAGAGCGCTGGCCAGTAGAGGGGGGCTTATCTTTTGGAAAGGGGGTCTGTCTGGTGAGAAGTCCCTCAGGGAGCAGCTCCACCCAAACACCTCTTGGCTCAGAAATAGGGGCCCAAACCCCAAGTCCCACAACTCAACTCACAGAGCCTGGAGAGAAGAGTAGCCGGCAGCAGAGACCCTTGGGGGTTGGCGTCCATGTCCCTGACACCATCTCCCCCAGTACCCTAGGTTCCCTCTGAGATTGGGAGCCGCAGACACTGCCGTTTCTCCTGAATGTAACGGCAGCTCAGACTAGGACTTGGTATCTGTGTCATCCCCACTTCCCAGGTTCCCCTGCTCCTCTCTCGTTTCTATGGCAACCAGTCTGGCTACAGCTCCACAGcgtccccctccctttcccagtCCTGGGTACCACTCTGGCTAATCCACACGCCACAGCTATTTTTAGCCAAAGTCCTTCCTCCTGGACACGGAGAGTCATCTCCTCACCTCTTTATAGGGACAAAAGcaagtggggaaaaaaaccccTGGTGTGCTCCTCATTCTGGGAAAATAGAGGcattggaaataaaatatttgatttcagGGGCCATCTGGGAGTTTGCAGTTCATGATCCCCAGCAGGGACCACTGGGCGAAGGTGCTGCCCTCGGACAGCGGACAGAAGGACCAGGCCCAGCATGACAAGGCTGCATTTTTTGAAGAGACCTTTGATGCAGAAGGCAGcagtcagagagaaagaggtcTGCGGAGGTAGGGGCTAGAGAAGTAGGGCCAGAGGCTCCAACGTTGTTGTCACCAATATACACGTGACCCGAAGAGGTCCCTTCACTTCTCTGAGCCATAGTGATTCTGTGTGTCTCAGAGTGTGGGCATGGGCAAGCAGCCCTCTTCTGCTGGCTTCACCTGGGATGCAGATCAAATTAGCCGATGTAAAGAAAAGGGTTTTGAGATGTACTTTGCTCATCGCAAAAAGTTGAGAAAACCCTCAAATGTCCAACGGAGAGACAAGTCTAGGCTAGATCTTACGGGTGGGCTCAAATGCCACACACTGTGCTAGGTAGTGGCGATTATGAAGTGAGCAGGTCCCTGCCCAGAGGCAGCTTATTGTGGGAAGACACAGAGTTGCAAAGGCTGCTGCTACATGCACTGCTAATCTGTCCAGCAGCATCTCATTTGATCCCTGTGACAACCCTGTGAGACAGctattcttttttctatttatggatgaggaaaacagaaaaagtcgCCTATTGAATTCCAGAGTTGTTTCCTCCCTGGCCCTTCAttcaatgttttgtttgttaggtGTTCTTCACCCCCCAAGCCCGGGTCTTACTGTCTAGCCCAGGTTGGCTCCACTTCCTCAACGCTGGGAATAGAGGCAGCATACATTATATAAAAGACTTTTTCAAAGAGTAGTTTTAAGTGTACAGCAAGACaggagcctggggagatggcccgatcagtaaagtgcttgtcctaCTGATGAGGGCCTGAGCTTGGGCTCTCAGCACCTGTGTAAAATGCCGGATGTGGTGGCAAACATGTGGAATCCcagctgagaaggcagagacacgAGGATGCCCAGAGTTCACTGGCCGGTTCACCCCCACCGAACTGGTGAATTCCAGGTttcatgagagaccctgtctcaaaaactaaggtggagtgTGATATAGGAACACActgacttctggcttctgtgtgtacacacgtgtacatgcacacacacacacacacaaagatgtatatatacacgcaaacacacataaacTGAGAGGTGGCACTAAGTTTCCACATGCCTTCTGCCTGGCATATATACAGTCTCCCCCACTCTCCACATCTCCAGTGAGACTAGCAGCTTGTTTACAACTTACAAACCTAACTTGGCACAGCATGATCACCGGTTTTTGTTCACATTAGGGCTTTCTCTTGGTGTGGTTTCTCTTGCTGTAAACCTAGAACAGGCCACAAGGGCGTGTATCTGCCGTGACGTTGTGGGGGGGCTTTCCTCTCTGCACCCCCCCCCAGTCATCCACTCTCCCCTTAGCTGTTGGCAATctctgacttttttaaaaaactgtttccATGGTTCTGCCTTTTCCAGGATGCCATGGGGTTGGAATTATGTGGCTCCTTGGATTGGCTTCTTTCAGTGCATTTAAGGTTGCTCCATGCCTTTTTACAGCTCCACAACTCATCTCATTTTGGTACTGAATGACGGTCCACAGCCAGAAAGTACCACAATTCATTTGTCCGTTTCCAGTTTTTGCCGATTCTGAATAAAGTTGCTACAAACATCTGTGTGCAGGGGTTTTATTTGGACAAGTTTTCAGCCTTTGTGGTTGCAGTAAATACCAAGGAGTATGGTTGCGAAATCATATGGGAAGAGTGTGTTTAGTTTTTCAGGTGACTGCCAAGCCGTCTTCCAGAGTGACTGTACCATTTTGCAGTCTCACTAGCAACACATCCGCGTTCCTGTTGCTcggcatccttgccagcatttggtACTGTCAGCTCCAAGAGCTTTGCATCACTGCAGGGATGTGGTATCTGTAGCATTCAGTATCATAGGTTACTGCAAAGCTGCTGCCATCGCTATGTTATGTATGCGAGTGTGCATGTACGTAGTGCTGCTACATAAAAAGAGGAACAAAAGCCAGagtttcaagaccagcctgggctgagcAACACATCAAGTCCAAAGCCAGCTGGGGTCACATGAGAAAGTTGtcttggaaaggaaggaaagaagggcaagagggagagaggggggaggaaggaaggaaggaaagaaggaaggaagaagaaaggaaattgagACATAAAATATCTGtacaagggggctggagaggtggctcagcagttaagagtgctggctgttcttccagaggtcctgagttcaattcccagcaaccacatggtggctcacaaccatctgtaatgggatctgatgccctcttctggtgtgtctNNNNNNNNNNNNNNNNNNNNNNNNNNNNNNNNNNNNNNNNNNNNNNNNNNNNNNNNNNNNNNNNNNNNNNNNNNNNNNNNNNNNNNNNNNNNNNNNNNNNNNNNNNNNNNNNNNNNNNNNNNNNNNNNNNNNNNNNNNNNNNNNNNNNNNNNNNNNNNNNNNNNNNNNNNNNNNNNNNNNNNNNNNNNNNNNNNNNNNNNNNNNNNNNNNNNNNNNNNNNNNNNNNNNNNNNNNNNNNNNNNNNNNNNNNNNNNNNNNNNNNNNNNNNNNNNNNNNNNNNNNNNNNNNNNNNNNNNNNNNNNNNNNNNNNNNNNNNNNNNNNNNNNNNNNNNNNNNNNNNNNNNNNNNNNNNNNNNNNNNNNNNNNNNNNNNNNNNNNNNNNNNNNNNNNNNNNNNNNNNNNNNNNNNNNNNNNNNNNNNNNNNNNNNNNNNNNNNNNNNNNNNNNNNNNNNNNNNNNNNNNNNNNNNNNNNNNNNNNNNNNNNNNNNNNNNNNNNNNNNNNNNNNNNNNNNNNNNNNNNNNNNNNNNNNNNNNNNNNNNNNNNNNNNNNNNNNNNNNNNNNNNNNNNNNNNNNNNNNNNNNNNNNNNNNNNNNNNNNNNNNNNNNNNNNNNNNNNNNNNNNNNNNNNNNNNNNNNNNNNNNNNNNNNNNNNNNNNNNNNNNNNNNNNNNNNNNNNNNNNNNNNNNNNNNNNNNNNNNNNNNNNNNNNNNNNNNNNNNNNNNNNNNNNNNNNNNNNNNNNNNNNNNNNNNNNNNNNNNNNNNNNNNNNNNNNNNNNNNNNNNNNNNNNNNNNNNNNNNNNNNNNNNNNNNNNNNNNNNNNNNNNNNNNNNNNNNNtctctctctctctctctctctctctctctctctctctctctctctctctctctctccttgttatGATTCCCTAACGGGCCAGGAGTTCAGTACAtagtccaggccagccttggacCTGCAgtggatccttctgcctccgcctccctgGTTCTGTgtttacagacatgagccactaGGTTTGGAAAGTGTTAGTTTTTTAAACCTAAGAGATGAGACTAGCCATGTGGCAGTGCTAGCTTTTCATTGCTGTAACAGAACACCCAAGTCACTCTTAGAAGAGGAGGAATCCAGTCCAGGCTTGTTTGTCTCCATTCTTCTTGGGCCTATGAGATCCGGCACTGGGGTAGACAGCAGGAGAAATCAGACTTCATGGAGAGTGGAGAGGCAGGGAGTAGGGAGAGAGAATAGAAGGGGAGTGtatgggagaggaaggaaagggggagactcggagaggggagagaagaggaggtggggtctttctagagcagtggttctcaacctgtgggtcgtgacgcCTTTGGTGAGCCTCTAGCTCCAACACTATTTACAGTTTGATTCAGGACAGTagtaaaattagttatgaagtagcaacaaaagtaattttatggttgggggatgaccacaacataaggaactgtgttgaagggtcgcagcattgggaaggttgagacccTTTGAGATCATACCACTGGTGACCTACTTCCTCAGACAGCTTTCACCTCCTTACAGTCCACCGCTGATCCCCTCATCAAACAAAGTCACCTCTCAATAGCACCACACACTGGGGCTCAAATCTCCAATACCCGAGCCacacttgggggaggggtgtttcaTATCCAAACCACAATAAATAGTATCTACTTCATGAGGATTGTTTATTTAAAGCCTGacattgtgtttttctctttcttccttttccttcttcttgccaCTACCACTGCCATTGTCAccgtcaccatcaccatcactgtcaccatcaccatcatctcaggagaccctcttctggtctggCATCACCCAGCACGACCTGCAGAGGGCTCTCCTTGTCCACTGACCTCTCTCCAATCCTCTTGGCTGTTTCTTGTTATTCCAAGTGGAAATATCAGGTTTTTGCCCGAGATTGGCATCAATAGTGCTGTTAAAGCTCCAGTCAATATCCCTGTCTCCTGGGCCTGGCCCTGTCACCTGAGCCTGGGGACTGCTAGCTTGCTTTTCTCTGCCCTGCCAAGTGACTGCTCACATTGGTGCCACTGTGCCAGGTgcacagagagaagaaaccaaaCTCCTGGACAAGAACATGTTTGCACAGAACTGGCCCCTTTTTCTGGAGGAAGAGTCACAGAGCTGACAGTGGCCCCTGGGTGTTGTCAGCCAGCCCTCTGACTCCATCCTGGCTGCCCTGAACCTAACCTAGCTAACAGAGGACAACTCTTTCACCCAGTTTCCAGATCCTCCAGGTCCTGGGCTTTACTTACTAAGCTTAATCTCAGCTCCTTGTTCATCTGGcatgaacagaaaagaaaacttcacaAGCCATCAGTGCACAGAAAAATAGGTAAGATCCTAGATTTATTTCACCAAGAGAATAAAAGCAGCCCTCCAAGAAATCAACCCTAGTATGTCAGTGGAGTTGTAATAAACACAGCTTGGAAACAGGGCAATGAGGTcacagagctggggagacagcctAGTGGGCAAAGGACTTGCTGTGCAAATGTGGggacctgagcttggatccccagcatccacaggaaAGCTGGGTGTGACAGTGTATGTCTATGATCTTCTCATtggtctctggtctccacatacgcatacacagtgaaagcacacacacacacacacagagagagagagagagagagagagagagagagagagagagagagagagagagagagatattttggtgcaaactagaaaaaaaaaaccatctccCTTCAAACATCTCAGTTCTTATAGCTAGTTCTTATAGGTTTGCATCTTGTTGGTGCTGGtttgaggggagaggagggacacTGCCTTTCTTCTCCCCCAACAGCTCTGAGTTTGGGTGCAGGATGAGTGCACTGTAGCCTTGTGTTCACCCCTGGCAGCAGTTGCCTTTGTTGCCAGCTATGGGGTCAGCCAACCTGGGAGAGCTTCCTTGAACGAGATCATGAGACTTCTTGGCCCAAAGCGTGGAAATGGGGGAGGAAGTgtggaggggaaggcaggggatGGATGAGGATGTGAGCGTAGGGAGTAGGAAGGTCAAGTTAGTCCAGATAACAATTGATGTAAATTCATGGGGTCTGTGGGTGCTGGCTCATGcttttaaccccaacacttgagAAGCACTGGCAAGtaagtctctgtgagtctgaggccaccctggtatGTGTGGTGAGTTCCTGTTCATCCAGAGTGACGTAGTGAGACCTCCTCTCTAAATAAAAGTAGGTACGTTCACCGTGGACTCAGCCCTAGAAGGATTATGCACCGGTCTATCTTGTCTACGGGGCTGGGTAGAGTTAGACCAGGGCTTAACCATGAGCATTCAGAGGTGATCCAGAAGTAGTCATTAGTTTACAGATGAGAAGAGCATCCCAAGAGAGGTCAGGGCTAAGACAGCTTTCCCCAATTCCAGGCATCTGGAGGTTTCCTGTTCTTCCCTCTCCATGGTGTAGTTAAATGTTAATAGAATTGCCACCAAAGGGACCAATTAGAAAAGTACTAGATAAACCTTATAGGTAAAAagcatcttccttccctcccctcccctcccc encodes the following:
- the Kcnj9 gene encoding G protein-activated inward rectifier potassium channel 3; the encoded protein is MAQENAAFSPGSEEPPRRRGRQRYVEKDGRCNVQQGNVRETYRYLTDLFTTLVDLQWRLSLLFFVLAYALTWLFFGAIWWLIAYGRGDLEHLEDTAWTPCVNNLNGFVAAFLFSIETETTIGYGHRVITDQCPEGIVLLLLQAILGSMVNAFMVGCMFVKISQPNKRAATLVFSSHAVVSLRDGRLCLMFRVGDLRSSHIVEASIRAKLIRSRQTLEGEFIPLHQTDLSVGFDTGDDRLFLVSPLVISHEIDAASPFWEASRRALERDDFEIVVILEGMVEATGMTCQARSSYLVDEVLWGHRFTSVLTLEDGFYEVDYASFHETFEVPTPSCSARELAEAAARLDAHLYWSIPSRLDEKVEEEGAGEGAGAGDGADKEHNGCLPPPESESKV